The following are encoded in a window of Salinibacter ruber DSM 13855 genomic DNA:
- a CDS encoding NAD(P)/FAD-dependent oxidoreductase, with translation MTVSIWQQAHQKREAAYDVIVVGGGIVGCSTAYWLGRRAPSLDVALLEARTLGAEASGRNAGFVLQGTHADYRTDVERYGKRTARRLWQFTRENRDLLAAELRGSAFSWRADGALVAAGTAEEDERLRTSLPHLRAAGAPAVHLDAEETNDRIGASGFHGSLFVTTGAAVNPLHLVQHVAAKSGADVHTQHPVEHVRWGETGAVLGTPDRHFRAPRVVFALGPALPELVPAVSSVVRSVRAQMLATAPADAVRIPVPVYSHRGGFYVRQREDRRLLVGGGRHAHRAAEETSRDATTPAVQATIERYLHTHFPWSPSLGIEQRWSGTMGFSPDGRPVVGRVPEHPEGVFATGFTGHGMGYGFRMGRLLADLVSANETPEALDLFAASRFEDPDAKQAGAAPDRSRPTDS, from the coding sequence ATGACGGTCTCCATCTGGCAGCAGGCGCACCAGAAGCGGGAAGCGGCCTACGACGTCATCGTGGTGGGCGGGGGCATCGTCGGGTGTTCGACGGCCTATTGGCTCGGCCGCCGCGCCCCATCGCTGGACGTCGCCCTGCTGGAGGCCCGGACGCTCGGGGCCGAGGCGAGCGGCCGGAACGCGGGTTTCGTCTTGCAGGGCACGCACGCCGACTACCGCACCGATGTGGAGCGCTACGGCAAGCGGACGGCCCGTCGCCTGTGGCAGTTCACGCGGGAGAACCGCGACCTTCTCGCGGCGGAGTTGCGGGGAAGCGCGTTTTCGTGGCGGGCCGACGGCGCCCTCGTCGCGGCCGGTACTGCGGAGGAGGACGAGCGGTTGCGGACCAGCCTGCCCCACCTCCGCGCCGCGGGCGCCCCGGCCGTCCACCTCGACGCGGAGGAGACCAACGACCGGATTGGGGCCTCGGGCTTCCACGGCAGCCTCTTCGTCACTACGGGCGCCGCCGTGAACCCGCTTCACCTCGTCCAGCACGTGGCCGCGAAGAGCGGCGCCGACGTGCACACGCAGCACCCGGTCGAGCACGTGCGCTGGGGGGAAACCGGAGCCGTGCTGGGGACCCCCGATCGGCACTTTCGGGCGCCCAGGGTCGTCTTCGCCCTCGGCCCTGCGCTGCCAGAGCTGGTTCCCGCCGTGTCGTCCGTCGTCCGGTCGGTGCGGGCGCAGATGCTGGCGACGGCCCCCGCCGATGCGGTGCGCATTCCGGTGCCGGTCTACTCCCACCGCGGGGGGTTTTATGTGCGACAGCGAGAGGATCGGCGCCTGCTCGTCGGGGGCGGCCGGCACGCGCATCGTGCGGCCGAGGAGACGAGCCGCGACGCGACGACCCCGGCGGTGCAGGCCACGATTGAGCGGTACCTCCACACCCATTTCCCGTGGAGCCCGTCGCTCGGCATCGAGCAGCGCTGGAGCGGGACGATGGGCTTCTCGCCCGACGGGCGGCCCGTGGTGGGGCGGGTGCCAGAGCACCCGGAAGGCGTCTTTGCCACCGGGTTTACGGGGCACGGCATGGGGTACGGCTTCCGGATGGGGCGCCTGCTGGCAGACTTGGTGTCGGCGAACGAGACGCCGGAGGCCCTTGATCTGTTTGCCGCCTCCCGCTTCGAGGACCCGGACGCAAAGCAGGCAGGAGCGGCCCCGGACCGATCCCGTCCTACTGATTCCTGA
- a CDS encoding MDR family oxidoreductase, translating to MFSALVLDDTEGEIQAQVRELQTDDLPRAESEEVHLEVLYSSLNYKDGLAVTGSGQVIRGDYPIVPGIDLVGRVLNTDHDAFEEGDRVIGTGWQLGEVAWGGYRQEARVAGRKLVPLPDGLSPAQAMIIGTAGFTAMLSVMALGEHDVSPGAGEVVVTGASGGAGSIAVALLDALGHEVVASTGSETAHAYLRALGADRIVHRRTLGEGPDRPMESGRWAGAIDAVGGDTLATLIAQLKRHGSVASFGNAGGHELRTTVLPFILRGVNLLGIDSNTCPNDRRRTAWGRLAQLLTEAHFDRIHARTISLADIPEASRALLAGEVQGRILVDVQGNGAA from the coding sequence ATGTTTTCGGCACTTGTGCTCGACGACACAGAGGGCGAGATTCAAGCCCAGGTCCGGGAGCTCCAGACCGACGATCTTCCGAGGGCTGAATCGGAGGAGGTGCACCTGGAGGTTCTGTACTCGAGTCTCAATTACAAAGACGGGCTGGCCGTCACGGGCAGTGGGCAGGTCATTCGTGGGGATTATCCCATCGTGCCGGGCATCGACTTGGTTGGGCGTGTCCTCAACACCGATCACGACGCCTTCGAAGAGGGGGATCGCGTTATCGGAACCGGCTGGCAGCTGGGCGAGGTGGCCTGGGGCGGGTACCGCCAGGAAGCCCGCGTGGCCGGTCGCAAACTCGTCCCGCTTCCCGATGGGCTGTCCCCGGCCCAGGCCATGATTATTGGCACGGCCGGTTTCACCGCGATGCTTTCGGTGATGGCACTCGGCGAACACGATGTCTCCCCAGGGGCCGGTGAGGTGGTTGTCACGGGGGCGTCGGGGGGAGCGGGAAGCATTGCCGTCGCGCTGCTGGACGCCCTCGGGCACGAGGTGGTCGCCTCCACCGGGAGCGAGACCGCGCACGCGTACCTTCGCGCCTTGGGGGCCGACCGGATTGTGCACCGTCGCACGTTGGGGGAGGGCCCGGACCGCCCCATGGAGTCGGGCCGGTGGGCGGGTGCGATCGATGCGGTGGGGGGCGATACCCTCGCGACGCTCATCGCGCAGTTAAAACGGCACGGCAGCGTGGCCTCATTCGGAAACGCGGGGGGGCACGAACTGCGCACGACGGTCCTCCCGTTTATCCTGCGGGGGGTGAATCTCCTCGGCATCGACTCGAACACCTGCCCGAACGACCGTCGTCGCACGGCCTGGGGCCGGCTCGCGCAGCTGCTCACCGAAGCGCATTTTGACCGCATCCACGCCCGGACGATTTCGCTTGCCGACATTCCGGAGGCCAGCCGGGCCCTCCTGGCGGGCGAGGTGCAGGGGCGCATTCTCGTCGACGTGCAGGGGAACGGGGCGGCATGA
- a CDS encoding DUF4174 domain-containing protein, which yields MRTLLVACIVLALPLTVMGTPADSVDFRPEHHQWEHRLLLVFAPTDSNVMRAGQEAAFEGRDPGFRERDLLVLTVTGQNRGTQRAAPGAEPQPLTAAAARRLRDRFDVPDDAFRVVLVGKDGTEKRREAEPVSARSVFDTIDAMPMRQREMREQDGGGE from the coding sequence ATGCGAACCCTCCTCGTCGCCTGCATCGTCCTAGCGCTGCCCCTCACGGTCATGGGCACCCCTGCCGACTCCGTCGACTTCCGGCCCGAGCACCATCAGTGGGAGCACCGGCTGCTGCTCGTGTTTGCGCCGACCGACTCCAATGTGATGCGGGCCGGGCAGGAAGCCGCGTTTGAGGGCCGGGACCCGGGATTTCGGGAGCGGGACCTTCTGGTGCTGACTGTGACGGGCCAGAACCGAGGCACGCAGCGGGCCGCCCCCGGAGCCGAACCGCAGCCCCTCACGGCGGCAGCGGCCCGGCGGCTGCGCGACCGGTTCGACGTGCCGGACGACGCGTTCCGGGTCGTGCTCGTCGGCAAAGACGGCACCGAGAAGCGCCGCGAGGCCGAGCCGGTCTCCGCCCGCTCCGTCTTCGATACCATCGACGCGATGCCGATGCGCCAGCGCGAGATGCGGGAGCAGGACGGCGGCGGTGAGTAG